The Kluyvera intermedia genome includes the window AGCATCGATAAGACGATTCGCAATGGTAAAGAGAGTCTGGAATTAGACCGTACTTATCTGGAAAATGCGCGTAACATCCTTATTCAGCGATTAAAATATTCCTTGAGCATTGCCAATGCCGCGGGAATTCAAAAGCCGCTGTACAGCCAAGGCATGGCGGTAAAAGACGATCCTGATTTCTCTATTTCTTTAGGGGCAGCAGGCATTGCTGAAAAACTGAAAATTGAATCGTCATTAAAAGATGTCAGCGATTTGAACAGTGATTTGCAAAACCGTGAATACACGCTGAAAAAACTCCAGGCCTTGTCGATTCCTGACGTGGACTTTATGCCGGTCGCCTACCAGCTTTCGCCAACGCTGCCACTGAAAAAGGACGGCCCAGGTAAAGCGCTGATTCTGGTGCTAGGCTGCATGCTCGGTGGTTTTTTAGGATGCGGGTACGTGCTGGCTAAACGGATGCTTAAAGCCTAAGTTCAGTAGCATTGCTGAGTGATAGTCAGAAATAGAGTCTTAGCTCGGTGTGCCCCCTCTCCCTTTTTAAGGTAGAGGGTTGGGGTGAGGGTTACAGCGCGATAATCGATGACAATCCCCTCACCCTAGCCCTCTCCCCATAGGGGCGAGGGAACCGAATGGTGATGGTTTTTGGTTACGTGTCACGCTTTGCTGGGGAGGCTTCAATCACCCCCCAACGTCGCCGTTACTGATTTAAAAAATCCTGGCGCATCGGGGTAAAGGTGTCCAGCAGCGTTCCCGCTTTCAGGCAAACGCAGCCGTGCATAATATTCGGCTGCTTATACAGCGTGTCTCCCGCGCCCACCACGTGCTTCTCATCACCAATGGTGAATTCAAACTCCCCGGACAGTACGTAGGTCAACTGCTCGTGCGGGTGGTTGTGCATCGGGCCAATTGCCCCTTTTTCGAAGTTCACTTCAACTGCCATCATTTTGCCATCATGGGCGAGAATACGACGAGTCACGCCATTGCCCAGATCTTCGAGGGTGGTTTCTTTATGAAAAATAAACATCCTGCCGTCCTGTATTAAGTTGAAACAATGTTTCATTAAATTTATATCAGAAACCCTCAAAAAGAAAACGATAGCGGCAGATGTGGAAAGTTGATCACATCTTTGGTTCACTGGAGAGATAACAACGTACAGGGGAAAAATGATGAAAACGATGGGTCTGTTGGGTGGGATGAGCTGGGAATCGACTATTCCGTACTATCGCCTAATAAATGAGGGCGTAAAGCAGCGCCTTGGCGGGCTGCATTCGGCGCAGATTTTGCTCCATAGCGTCGATTTTCACGAGATTGAAGCCTGCCAGTCGCGCGGGGACTGGCAGCAGGCGGGAGAGATTCTGGCGCGTGCGGCGGTCGGGTTACAGCAGGCGGGTGCTGAAGGCATCGTGCTGTGTACTAACACCATGCACAAGGTCGCCGAGGCGATTGAAACGGCGTGTGACGTGCCGTTCCTGCACATTGCCGATGCGACGGGACGCGCCATCAGTCAGCAGAATATGAGCAACGTGGGGCTGCTGGGTACGCGCTATACCATGGAGCAGGATTTCTATCGTGGACGCCTACAGGATGAATTTGGTATTAGCACCTTGATTCCCGAACAAGACGTACGCCTGAAAATTAACCAGATAATTTTTGAAGAGCTATGCCTTGGCGAGTTCAGCGATGCGTCGCGTGATTATTATCTGAGTGTGATAGGTGAACTGGCGAGCCAGGGAGCGCAAGGGGTGATTTTTGGTTGTACCGAGATTGGTCTGCTGGTGCCAGCAGAATTAAGCCCACTACCGGTGTTTGATACGGCGGCGATTCATGCCGCGGATGCGGTGGAGTTTATGCTGTCTTGATGCTGGGGTGCCGGATGGCGCTTGTGCTTATCCGGCCTACGTTCTGGGGTAGGCCGGAAAGCGCGTTGTTAGATGCTGTTCAGGCTGGGGCTAAATTCCACGGTCAGTACGCCTTTATAGTATCCGGCGGCTTTGTCGGTGACGCGGAATTTATCCACAATCAGCCGCAGCGGTGCAGGGGAGCAAAGTACAGGATAGGTAATCGACGGTAGTCGTACCGGACGGATTTGATCCTGACCGTTTTCTCCGGCTTGTAGAGTGAAGGCATCGTTGTTTTTAACCGTTCTCCAGCCTTTGCTGTGAGGGTCGAACATTTCCACGCGGTAATCGACGCGTTCGGCTTCATCTGTTCCGCCCGTAGCGGTGTTATAGATGGAGAAATAACCGTCTTTGCGAGCCGCTGCTGTTTTACCTTCATCTTTAAATGACAGATCCATACTGTCACTGTTGGAGTTGAAGCCGTCGTACAGGCACATATCCAGATTGGTGACATCTTCAACATAGCTGTTGCTGGTGACCGACCCGGTCGGGTGCAGGTCGAGCTGTACCAGTGGGTTAGCGCTGTTAAATTCCGGGAAGTAAATATCCTGTTTGCCAGTGGCTTTGCCTTTGAGGGTGATGTCAGCAGTATATTTATGCCCACTCCAGTTACCACCGGTAATCAACTGTAGGTGGCCTTCCCACACGCCGCCAACAGGTAGGTTGTTCATTTCGCTTTGTGGGATATAAACGGTTAACAGTCTGGAGTTAGACGTGAAGCTACTAGTACTGTTATAGCAGCTAGCATACTGATTGTCATTTAAGGGGAAATTGCCCCCGCATATAAATGAACTATCTGGATCTTGATCATCATAATAGTACATATTTAGATATCCCTGTAATTTCAGCGGGAATCGCATACCGCTACGCCGTTCTGTAAGCATTATTGTGATCGTAGAGCTATGGCTCTGGTGGGTACACGATTGCTGAAGATCGGCATAATTGCAGTTAAATGGGAAACTTCTTTGGCTGTAACCGTAAGCGCCAATGTAACCGTAGTCCCATATATAATCATCGGCAGGAGCACCGGAAGGAAGCTCATACTCTTGCAGTACAGGTATGTTGTTGGTCATCACCGGATAGACCCCGTTCGCAGCAGCATAGCCGCTGAACAGTAGCCCGCCGATGAGCGCGAGTTGGATTAATTTCATTGCACACTCTCCCTTTGTGCGGTTTCTAGCGCTTGTCTGCGCTGTGATTGCTTAAGCTGTGCCTGTACCTGAATGGGCGAAGGCAACTGATCGTAGGTCACCACTGAGCATTGAATATCTCCGGCAAAGCGAATGCTGGCGCGTTTCTTCAGTACTTTCAGCGGGCATTTCAGGAATGACTGACCAGCCAATACGTACAGCTCGCGTGAAGAGCTCTGCATTTCCAGCGTGAACCCACCGTCATCTGCCATCAGCAACATCGCACTGTTTACCCCAATGACTGGATATTTTTTCAGCGCTTCCGGCAGCAGCAGTCGGCCAATATAGTTGTAGTTAAAGGTGGCGGACACTTCGCGGTAGCGCAGTTTGCCCGGTAGCAGCATCAGGCTTTGTTTGCCTGAACCGGTAATCAGGTTGGTGGTACCGGTCTGGTTTTTACGTGCGCTGTCGTTGACGTCGACGTAACCCATTTCATAACCGGTGTAAGGGAACAGGACCGATTCATCGCCGGTCAGGCTGGCCTTACTGCCATTTGTGGTGGCATCCACGGACAAATCATCGGCATCGGCGTCGTCCATTTTTTTCACCGCGATTAGCACAGCTGCCGATGGGTCACCGTTACCCGCGCGGCCAACCTGCACCCCGTGGCGGCTGACGGCAAGCGTGGAGCTGTAGCTGCCGGTAAAGGCGGTACTGTGATCGCGGTCCTGCGTGTCGTAGCTGTCGGTGAGATAGGCGCTGAGGTTGCCATACAGACCATCAATACGACCGTTGACGCCGCTGTCGAGGGTATCAGTATTAATACCGCCAAGGCTCACACCTACTTCTTTATGGTTGACGTTATCGTCATACCAGGTCCGTGCCAGATTCCAGGATGTCTGGTCGCTACTGTTTTTACTAGTGCGATAATCGGCACCGATGGTGGTGCTACGGCTGCGCGCGTTATTATCCTGGCGCGGCATCTCGCTGAAGGTAAACATAAAGTAGGCACCGTTATCGTTGCCGGTGCTGTCGTTGTTGTTACGCGTAAATACGCCGAGGTTGGTGTTCAGGATCCAGCTAGTCAGGCTGAAAGAGCGTGAGGCGCTAAACTGGATAGTATCTGAGGTGGAATTAGCGCTTGCCTGGCTGAAATAGTTATCACTAAAGTCTTCGTCGTTGTCCCAGCGCGTGCGATAGTCCGCATGGTTGCGGGTGCGGTTCCAGTTTAAGGAAAGGCTCCAGCTTAAGATGTTTTGTGATAGACCTGCGCTGATGCTTTCAAAACAGTTGAGATCGTAATCTTCAGAATCAGTATCGCCGGAACACTGACCGCCGCTAGTATCTTTTCGGTACAAGTTCAGTGAGGGCAAGTTCTCCACCCGCCAGTTGAGCTGCTGCATGTTACCGCGGCCACCCTGGTCGTTATAGAAAAAGCCGGTTTGCAGATCCATATCACCCAAAGCACCCAGTGCCGGGGTGATATGACCGTTAACTTCCGCAGAAAAGTTATTGTCTACCGAGGCCACGCCGAGCATCAGCTCGCTTTGTGCCGTTACCGGAAGTCGCACGCCAGCCTGGGCAGAGGTGGAACCGTCATCGCTATAGCTTGTTGATGAACTGGAGTCATCCGCCAGTTTACCCGCCTGGATAAACCACTGGGCATGGCCGTCCGTTATGCTCCCCGTTTTGGTAAAAGGAACCACTTCAGTACGGGCAAACTGATTGCTTTCATAAATTTTCAGCTGAAGGGTGTAGCTCCCAGAGGGGAACGAGCTGGTGTCGAGTGACTGATTGCCGCCGTTTAAGTAAAACGAACCGAGCAGTTGGTTATCGCGATAGGCATCAACGCGTGAGCTGCGCGAAAGCAATACGTTGACCGGTGTGCCCTGGCCCGCCTGTTCGCGGTTGAGATAGCTCAAGGTCGATCCTGCGCGAACCCCGTCAAAGGCGTCGAGTGGCAGGAAGGTGAAATTAAAGTTACCGCCATCAAGATTAAACAGGCTGCGGCTGTCCATTCGCCCGCCCTGAACGTAAAAGCGGCTCATGAGATCGTAGCGATAGTACAGTTCACTGACGTCAACGTCAGTCTCGGTTTCACCATCGCTCTCGTTGCCATTCAGGCTCCAGTAACCGCCAATGTAGCTGTTATCGGTGATGCCTAAAGCGCCCGTACCTTGCAGATACGCCGATTTAAAATCGTCCTGGATGGCGACGTTAATATCCTGCTGATGGATGAACGCGTTAACGATATCATCATCTTGGCTCGCTTTCAGATAGAGGGAGGTTTGGGTGCTGTCGGGGTACCACTCTTTATTTAAGAAGAGATTGACGGCGTTCTGCTCGTCATTGTAAATCAGTGCGACGTCGTTAGTGGTGAGATAACCGCAACCAGCGCTGCTGTTTACCGTCGAACAGGCAAGTTCACCGTGACGTTCAAGAGGCTGGCTGAGTTTTGCTACAACGGTTTTGATACGATCCTGATCGTTACCCAGGGCCATTGCGGTGAGAATCTTTTGGGGCTGTTCGAACCTAACGGTATCAAGGTTAACGGTGGCGTAAAACTTACCCAGATTGCGTCCTGCAAGATAGACGTCAATATATTCCTGCTGGCCCTGCACGATGGCTTCAAATCCTGGTGGAATTGAGTCTGTACGTGCATGAGCGACATTGAGTATGGAAAAGATTAATAGCCCAAGAATTGATTTTTTCATTACTCAATCATCTTCCTTGATATAGTAAAAAATGAACCGAAGACTTTTCTTCGGTTCATTGGGTTTATTGCAGTAAAAATTAGATAGTGCCGGCGTTCTGGTACAGATAGATGCTGACAACACCCTGATAGGTACCGGTAGTCAGAGGTTCCTGCGTGGTCTGTGCGATCTGCAGGGCTTTAGCTACAGAACCTGTTTTCAGTGCGGTATCAGCATTCGGGAACAGTTCTTTTGCTGCCAGAGTTACCGCGGTAGTAGACAGTGCTTCGCCGCCCCAGGAAACGGTCATCGGAACGGCGTCACCACCCAGGCTGTTAACCAGAACGGCATCGCTGGTCAGCTGCATCATGACATCTTTAGTCACGTCATTTGCCCAGATTTTGGTCTGCAGCTGGTAAGGAACCAGGCCGGTGCCTGGGATATACTGCATATCAACGTTTTTTGGCAGCGCAGAGTTATCAACCTGAGTCATATCCAGCGCGGCATCAACGGTTGCAGTAACGGTAATATCTTTCTGTACTGCCATTGCAGAACCCATTACAGAAACCATTGCCAAAGCGAGTAAGGATTTAGAGATAACTGATTTCATTTACTTATATTCCATGTAATAAACTACTGATTAATGAATTGGGAAGTCCTGTGAGTGCTTTGACTTGTCAATCCAGTTCCAATACTGAACAACGACCCGGTCGTAATTCAATATGTTTTTAGGTACATAGCTAGCGCGTGGGTAAATATTATTACCAACATCCTGCCATGCACAGTCTTTGTCTGATTGTGATTTTTTACACAATCCAATTTTTAATATTTTAAAACGTTGATTGCCGGTGTTTATTATTTTGCCATCGGCAAGCAGGTTGATTTTTAACTGCGGGTTTTCTGGTGGGACGCTGACGAGTACACCCCAGATAAGATTAATGGTTAATTGCGACTTGGTATTTTGAGTCCCTTCAAGCGGGTCATCAAGCTGCGGTACTGCCTCGAACTTCACACGGTAAGTTGTCTCTTCCTTTACCGGCTCCATTGCGACCAGTCGTACCATTTTAGTGGCGCCAGCGGGGAGGGCGAATTTGGGAGGCATAACGACAATCGCGGTAGGATCGCCATTTTTAATTTCAGTTTCTTTTTCTTGGGTTGTGCCGATACCGGTAATATTAAGAATTGATGTCTTAATATATTGCACATCGCTGGAGCGAGAAATAACACGCACGCTGCTTTCGCCTTGATCGTTCATATCAACTGACATGGGATAGACGGACATATTTGCGTGGCAGAGCGGAGCCAAACATGCTAGTGAAATAGCACACAGGTTTAACTTTAGTGTCATGTTATAATTCCCTGTTAGTCATTCTGTTATTCAGCATCCTGTTGAATAAGTAATGCGCTAGTTATGGTTTAATATTTAAAGTAAGAAAGTGTTATGGAATGAGGTCAAATTATACTTTTTACGATTCGCAATAAAGTGTGTTTTTCTAAAAAGTATATTAAGGAAAGATTAAATCATATTTTGCGTGAATGGATTTCAATGTTATATAATATCTTATTTATTAGTTTTATTATGTTATAAATAAAAAACACTTCTTTAGCTATTTGTGCTGCATGGTTTTTTTGGGATTTTATGAATTTAGCCAGCATTTATAAGATTCAATGATATTAGGTGTTTGATGTATTAAATGACTGCTAAAAGCATCAACCAGCGCTGATGAAGGGCGATGTAAAGGATGTACCAGACTGACGGTAAACGGCACCGAAACGCTAAATCGGCGGATAACGATCCCACTGCTGGCATAGTCCATTGCCGTCAGCGGATTCACAACAGAGATCCCCACGCCTGCGCGTACCATCGCGCAAATAGAGGCGGCGCTATGGGTTTCAATCACCATCCGACGTTTGACCTGATGCTCGTTAAATAGGGTATCCAGCAGCTGGCGGTAGCTGTCGGTGCGTGACAGGCTAATATAGTTTTCGCCCTGAAAATCTTGCGGTGTTAAGACCGTTTTTTCAGCCAGCGGATGCCCTTGCGGCAATACGCAAACTTCATCAAGCGAAAGTAACTCCGTGCGCTCGGTCCCGGCGGGGGTATGGACTGTTTCCGTTATCCCTAAATCATGACGCTGTGCCGACAGCCACTCCTCCAGC containing:
- a CDS encoding cupin domain-containing protein gives rise to the protein MFIFHKETTLEDLGNGVTRRILAHDGKMMAVEVNFEKGAIGPMHNHPHEQLTYVLSGEFEFTIGDEKHVVGAGDTLYKQPNIMHGCVCLKAGTLLDTFTPMRQDFLNQ
- a CDS encoding aspartate/glutamate racemase translates to MKTMGLLGGMSWESTIPYYRLINEGVKQRLGGLHSAQILLHSVDFHEIEACQSRGDWQQAGEILARAAVGLQQAGAEGIVLCTNTMHKVAEAIETACDVPFLHIADATGRAISQQNMSNVGLLGTRYTMEQDFYRGRLQDEFGISTLIPEQDVRLKINQIIFEELCLGEFSDASRDYYLSVIGELASQGAQGVIFGCTEIGLLVPAELSPLPVFDTAAIHAADAVEFMLS
- a CDS encoding CfaE/CblD family pilus tip adhesin codes for the protein MKLIQLALIGGLLFSGYAAANGVYPVMTNNIPVLQEYELPSGAPADDYIWDYGYIGAYGYSQRSFPFNCNYADLQQSCTHQSHSSTITIMLTERRSGMRFPLKLQGYLNMYYYDDQDPDSSFICGGNFPLNDNQYASCYNSTSSFTSNSRLLTVYIPQSEMNNLPVGGVWEGHLQLITGGNWSGHKYTADITLKGKATGKQDIYFPEFNSANPLVQLDLHPTGSVTSNSYVEDVTNLDMCLYDGFNSNSDSMDLSFKDEGKTAAARKDGYFSIYNTATGGTDEAERVDYRVEMFDPHSKGWRTVKNNDAFTLQAGENGQDQIRPVRLPSITYPVLCSPAPLRLIVDKFRVTDKAAGYYKGVLTVEFSPSLNSI
- a CDS encoding TcfC E-set like domain-containing protein; this encodes MKKSILGLLIFSILNVAHARTDSIPPGFEAIVQGQQEYIDVYLAGRNLGKFYATVNLDTVRFEQPQKILTAMALGNDQDRIKTVVAKLSQPLERHGELACSTVNSSAGCGYLTTNDVALIYNDEQNAVNLFLNKEWYPDSTQTSLYLKASQDDDIVNAFIHQQDINVAIQDDFKSAYLQGTGALGITDNSYIGGYWSLNGNESDGETETDVDVSELYYRYDLMSRFYVQGGRMDSRSLFNLDGGNFNFTFLPLDAFDGVRAGSTLSYLNREQAGQGTPVNVLLSRSSRVDAYRDNQLLGSFYLNGGNQSLDTSSFPSGSYTLQLKIYESNQFARTEVVPFTKTGSITDGHAQWFIQAGKLADDSSSSTSYSDDGSTSAQAGVRLPVTAQSELMLGVASVDNNFSAEVNGHITPALGALGDMDLQTGFFYNDQGGRGNMQQLNWRVENLPSLNLYRKDTSGGQCSGDTDSEDYDLNCFESISAGLSQNILSWSLSLNWNRTRNHADYRTRWDNDEDFSDNYFSQASANSTSDTIQFSASRSFSLTSWILNTNLGVFTRNNNDSTGNDNGAYFMFTFSEMPRQDNNARSRSTTIGADYRTSKNSSDQTSWNLARTWYDDNVNHKEVGVSLGGINTDTLDSGVNGRIDGLYGNLSAYLTDSYDTQDRDHSTAFTGSYSSTLAVSRHGVQVGRAGNGDPSAAVLIAVKKMDDADADDLSVDATTNGSKASLTGDESVLFPYTGYEMGYVDVNDSARKNQTGTTNLITGSGKQSLMLLPGKLRYREVSATFNYNYIGRLLLPEALKKYPVIGVNSAMLLMADDGGFTLEMQSSSRELYVLAGQSFLKCPLKVLKKRASIRFAGDIQCSVVTYDQLPSPIQVQAQLKQSQRRQALETAQRESVQ
- a CDS encoding CS1 type fimbrial major subunit yields the protein MKSVISKSLLALAMVSVMGSAMAVQKDITVTATVDAALDMTQVDNSALPKNVDMQYIPGTGLVPYQLQTKIWANDVTKDVMMQLTSDAVLVNSLGGDAVPMTVSWGGEALSTTAVTLAAKELFPNADTALKTGSVAKALQIAQTTQEPLTTGTYQGVVSIYLYQNAGTI
- a CDS encoding fimbria/pilus periplasmic chaperone; amino-acid sequence: MTLKLNLCAISLACLAPLCHANMSVYPMSVDMNDQGESSVRVISRSSDVQYIKTSILNITGIGTTQEKETEIKNGDPTAIVVMPPKFALPAGATKMVRLVAMEPVKEETTYRVKFEAVPQLDDPLEGTQNTKSQLTINLIWGVLVSVPPENPQLKINLLADGKIINTGNQRFKILKIGLCKKSQSDKDCAWQDVGNNIYPRASYVPKNILNYDRVVVQYWNWIDKSKHSQDFPIH
- a CDS encoding LysR family transcriptional regulator; the protein is MPAVNLRHIEIFHAIMTAGNLTEAARMLNTSQPTVSRELARFEQVLGLKLFERSRGRLHPTVQGLRLFEEVQRSWYGLDRIVSAAESLREFRQGELSIVCLPVFSQSFLPSLLQPFLARYPQVNIQIVPQESPLLEEWLSAQRHDLGITETVHTPAGTERTELLSLDEVCVLPQGHPLAEKTVLTPQDFQGENYISLSRTDSYRQLLDTLFNEHQVKRRMVIETHSAASICAMVRAGVGISVVNPLTAMDYASSGIVIRRFSVSVPFTVSLVHPLHRPSSALVDAFSSHLIHQTPNIIESYKCWLNS